One Poecilia reticulata strain Guanapo linkage group LG4, Guppy_female_1.0+MT, whole genome shotgun sequence genomic window carries:
- the LOC103463079 gene encoding G-protein-signaling modulator 2-like isoform X2, producing the protein MDDWRHSCGIFADLPFKMESSCLDLALEGERLCKAGNYRAGVSFFESAIQIGTEDLQILSAIYSQLGNAYFHLQEYNKALEYHRHDLTLTRTIGDELGEAKASGNLGNTLKVLRRYNEAVVCCQRHLDITRAVFDKVGQARALYNFGNIYHAKGKSICWSGTEPGEFPEEARIAFSKAAQFYEANLSLVNELGDRAAQGRTYGNLGNTYYLLGDFERAVTAHEKRLLIAKEFGDKSAERRAHCNLGNAYIFLGQFEMAANHYKKTLQLARLFKDKAVEAQACYSLGNTYTLLQDYERAIDFHLKHLVIAQDLNDRVGEGRAYWSLGNAHTALGNHERAMFFAEKHLEIAKETGDKSSEMTARMNLSDLRIVVNLKANSSLNHMFSNSNTNSSGVADNIQGYINLPGCKSSLRRKESPENVERSQSPVKSEKVEPHQDWDEHLFTGSSKNNTIMASTKHFFFHRLRSKKYKDGKSKEHLENLSEHPACQEDSPLSKSTPHDTIGEDTFFDLLSRFQGNRMDDQRCTLDGLNRSSAQPSPTSSLPVAEEKCISKHETPSQDPGHFLELLASSQAHRLDDQRVSLNQLPGLRLSSCNPPHTPSASSKDQAQSQALISSADTPRAPSLYSHLEDNADGPEGDEVFFDMLVKSQGSRLNDQRCPAPTSKAKGPTVPNEDFFSLILRSQSNRMEEQRVAAPPGVSQSKPG; encoded by the exons GATGGAGTCCTCTTGCCTGGACCTGGCTCTGGAAGGCGAGCGACTCTGTAAGGCGGGTAACTATCGTGCAGGTGTCTCCTTTTTCGAATCGGCCATCCAAATTGGAACAGAGGATCTCCAAATTCTCAGCGCCATCTACAGCCAACTGGGGAACGCTTACTTTCACCTCCAAGAATATAACAAAGCCCTGGAGTATCATCGACACGACCTCACTCTAACCAG AACAATTGGAGATGAACTTGGAGAAGCTAAAGCCAGCGGAAATCTTGGAAACACTTTAAAGGTTTTACGACGGTATAATGAAGCTGTGGTCTGTTGCCAAAGACATTTGGATATCACAAGAGCCGTGTTTGATAAG GTTGGGCAAGCTCGAGCTCTGTATAATTTCGGAAACATTTACCACGCCAAGGGCAAGAGCATCTGCTGGAGTGGGACGGAGCCAGGAGAGTTTCCAGAGGAGGCGAGAATCGCCTTTAGCAAAGCTGCACAGTTCTATGA AGCCAATTTGTCGCTGGTGAACGAGTTGGGTGATCGTGCAGCTCAAGGTCGTACCTATGGGAATCTGGGGAACACCTACTATCTCCTGGGCGACTTCGAAAGAGCCGTCACTGCTCATGAAAAG CGGCTTCTTATTGCCAAAGAGTTTGGTGATAAATCTGCAGAGCGGAGGGCTCACTGCAACCTCGGGAACGCATACATATTCCTGGGCCAGTTTGAAATGGCTGCTAATCATTACAA GAAGACTCTGCAGCTGGCCCGACTGTTTAAGGACAAAGCAGTGGAGGCTCAGGCCTGCTACAGCCTGGGCAACACCTACACACTGCTGCAAGACTACGAGAGAGCCATAGACTTTCACCTCAAACATCTGGTCATCGCTCAGGACCTTAATGACCG AGTGGGAGAAGGAAGAGCGTACTGGAGCTTAGGAAATGCCCACACCGCCCTGGGGAATCACGAGCGCGCTATGTTCTTCGctgaaaaacatctggaaattgccaaagag ACTGGAGATAAGAGCAGCGAGATGACCGCCAGGATGAACTTATCCGACTTGCGGATCGTTGTTAACCTGAAGGCAAACTCCAGCCTGAATCACATGTTCAGCAACAGCAACACGAACAGCTCTGGTGTGGCAGACAACATTCAGGGTTACATCAACCTGCCAG GATGCAAGTCATCTTTGAGGAGAAAAGAGAGTCCAGAAAACGTGGAGCGTAGTCAGAGTcctgttaaaagtgaaaaagtcgAGCCACATCAG GACTGGGATGAGCATCTGTTCACCGGCTCgtcaaaaaacaacacaatcatGGCGTCtaccaaacattttttcttccaccGCCTGAGAAGCAAGAAGTACAAGGACGGCAAATCGAAAGAACATTTGGAAAACTTGAGTGAGCACCCGGCCTGCCAGGAGGACTCGCCTCTGTCTAAG TCGACGCCACACGACACCATAGGGGAGGACACCTTCTTCGACCTCCTCTCCCGTTTCCAGGGAAACCGAATGGACGACCAAAGGTGTACACTGGATGGCTTGAACCGCTCCTCTGCCCAACCCTCCCCTACCTCTTCCTTACCTGTAGCTGAGGAGAAAT gtATTTCAAAGCACGAAACTCCATCACAGGATCCTGGTCATTTCCTGGAGCTGCTGGCCAGCTCCCAGGCCCATCGTCTGGACGACCAGCGAGTCAGCCTCAACCAGTTGCCTGGCTTGCGTCTCAGCAGCTGCAACCCGCCTCATACGCCCTCCGCCTCCAGCAAAGACCAAGCCCAATCTCAAG CCCTGATCTCCAGTGCAGATACTCCTCGCGCACCCTCCCTGTACAGCCATCTCGAAGACAACGCTGACGGGCCAGAGGGAGACGAAGTCTTCTTCGACATGCTCGTGAAGAGCCAG GGCTCCAGGCTGAACGATCAGCGGTGCCCTGCTCCGACTTCTAAGGCTAAGGGCCCAACTGTCCCGAACGAGGACTTCTTCAGTCTCATCCTGCGCTCCCAGTCCAACCGGATGGAGGAGCAGCGGGTCGCCGCTCCACCTGGAGTCTCTCAGAGCAAACCGGGCTGA
- the mcoln3b gene encoding mucolipin-3, translated as MEESSETYGVHETYRSISWEDHQCQSMEERTECLRRKIKYYFMNPCEKYHARGRIPWKLMLQIVKIAIITMQLVLFGLSNQMVVTFKEENLLTFKHLFLKDYVDGGMETYAVYRQADVYDHIDYIITQYGLLHNNTVGNHEYEKSGSSYNPLLLCQDFYRNGSIYPGSETFEIDAHVHTECLKIYPANPEPLRDMPENFELHFKRLLLVKITFAVMAINLQTVRYRELPDCYDFTVIITFNNQAHSGRMTVDLEMDVEINECKDWKVIGASARKIYLTVMFDCVILITCITSFVLCTRSVVKGILLMFEYSRHCRTHSGRNVPWSDKLEFVNGWYILIIVSDTLTIIGSILKIEIESKVFTSYDVCSIFLGTGTMFVWIGVIRYMGYFKKYNILLVTLRAAFPNVIRFICCAGIIYISYCFCGWIVIGPYHEKFRTLNTVSECLFSLINGDDMFPTFKEMKQKSSLVWVFSRVYLYTFVMLFIYMILSLFITIITDTYDTVKQQQENGVPISELQKFLSVCKDLPNSGVYRLEKNKSCIISCCINRCNNRQERLTSEA; from the exons ATGGAAGAGTCCAGCGAGACTTATGGTGTCCATGAGACGTACCGTTCCATTTCGTGGGAAGACCACCAGTGTCAGAGCATGGAGGAGAGAACTGAATGCCTCCGAAGGAAGATCAAGTACTACTTCATGAATCCGTGTGAGAAATACCACGCGCGGGGACGGATCCCTTGGAAACTCATGCTGCAGATTGTCAAAATTGCTATAATTACCATGCAG CTGGTCTTATTTGGCCTGAGCAATCAGATGGTCGTTACATTCAAGGAAGAAAATCTGCTGACCTTCAAGCACCTTTTCCTCAAAGATTATGTTGACGGAGGCATGGAAACCTACGCCGTTTACAGACAAGCTGACGTTTATGATCACATCGACTACATTATTACTCAG TACGGACTTCTGCACAACAACACTGTTGGGAATCATGAATATGAGAAAAGTGGCTCTTCCTACAACCCGCTGCTTCTCTGTCAGGACTTCTACAGGAATGGCAGCATCTACCCTGGAAGTGAAACCTTTGAAATTGACGCTCACGTGCATACGG AATGCCTTAAAATCTATCCAGCCAATCCCGAACCGCTGCGTGACATGCCTGAAAACTTTgaactgcattttaaaag GCTGCTCCTTGTGAAGATCACATTCGCTGTAATGGCCATTAATCTGCAAACTGTGAGATATCGAGAGCTGCCTGACTGCTACGACTTCACTGtcatt ATTACTTTTAACAATCAAGCTCACAGTGGCAGAATGACAGTCGACCTGGAAATGGATGTGGAAATCAACGAATGCAAAGACTGGAAAGTCATTGGAGCCT CTGCAAGAAAGATCTACCTGACCGTGATGTTCGACTGCGTCATCCTCATAACCTGCATCACCTCCTTTGTGCTCTGCACGCGCTCGGTGGTCAAAGGGATTCTGCTGATGTTT GAGTACAGCCGTCATTGCAGAACACACTCTGGTAGAAACGTGCCGTGGTCGGACAAGCTGGAGTTTGTGAACGGCTGGTACATCCTGATCATCGTCAGCGACACGCTGACCATCATAGGCTCCATTCTCAAGATAGAGATCGAGTCTAAG GTCTTTACAAGCTACGATGTGTGCAGCATCTTCCTCGGCACCGGCACCATGTTTGTTTGGATCGGAGTCATCCGTTACATGGGTTACTTCAAGAAGTATAAC ATTCTCCTCGTGACGCTCCGAGCAGCTTTTCCAAACGTTATCCGTTTCATCTGTTGTGCTGGAATAATATACATAAGCTACTGTTTTTGTGGCTGGATCGTGATTGGCCCGTATCACGAAAAG TTCCGGACCTTAAACACCGTGTCGGAGTGTTTGTTCTCACTGATCAACGGAGACGACATGTTCCCCACGTTCAAAGAGATGAAGCAGAAGAGCAGCCTGGTGTGGGTTTTCAGCAGAGTCTACCTCTACACCTTCGTGATGCTCTTCATCTACATGATCCTCAGTCTTTTCATCACAATAATCACCGACACATACGACACAGTCAAG cagcagcaggagaacggagTCCCAATATCAGAGCTGCAGAAATTCCTCTCCGTGTGTAAAGATCTGCCAAACTCTGGAGTTTACAGGCTTGAAAAGAACAAGAGCTGCATCATTAGCTGCTGCATCAACAG ATGCAACAATCGCCAAGAGAGGCTGACATCAGAGGCGTAG
- the LOC103463079 gene encoding G-protein-signaling modulator 2-like isoform X1 — MCMFKKEKGKVVMKKGRHLLHKVVKKLEMSVVSTCLECISMGRGTGMESSCLDLALEGERLCKAGNYRAGVSFFESAIQIGTEDLQILSAIYSQLGNAYFHLQEYNKALEYHRHDLTLTRTIGDELGEAKASGNLGNTLKVLRRYNEAVVCCQRHLDITRAVFDKVGQARALYNFGNIYHAKGKSICWSGTEPGEFPEEARIAFSKAAQFYEANLSLVNELGDRAAQGRTYGNLGNTYYLLGDFERAVTAHEKRLLIAKEFGDKSAERRAHCNLGNAYIFLGQFEMAANHYKKTLQLARLFKDKAVEAQACYSLGNTYTLLQDYERAIDFHLKHLVIAQDLNDRVGEGRAYWSLGNAHTALGNHERAMFFAEKHLEIAKETGDKSSEMTARMNLSDLRIVVNLKANSSLNHMFSNSNTNSSGVADNIQGYINLPGCKSSLRRKESPENVERSQSPVKSEKVEPHQDWDEHLFTGSSKNNTIMASTKHFFFHRLRSKKYKDGKSKEHLENLSEHPACQEDSPLSKSTPHDTIGEDTFFDLLSRFQGNRMDDQRCTLDGLNRSSAQPSPTSSLPVAEEKCISKHETPSQDPGHFLELLASSQAHRLDDQRVSLNQLPGLRLSSCNPPHTPSASSKDQAQSQALISSADTPRAPSLYSHLEDNADGPEGDEVFFDMLVKSQGSRLNDQRCPAPTSKAKGPTVPNEDFFSLILRSQSNRMEEQRVAAPPGVSQSKPG, encoded by the exons ATGTGTAtgttcaaaaaggaaaaagggaaGGTTGTTATGAAGAAAGGGCGACATTTGCTCCACAAGGTTGTCAAGAAGCTTGAAATGTCTGTCGTGTCAACCTGCCTGGAGTGTATCAGCATGGGAAGAGGAACCGG GATGGAGTCCTCTTGCCTGGACCTGGCTCTGGAAGGCGAGCGACTCTGTAAGGCGGGTAACTATCGTGCAGGTGTCTCCTTTTTCGAATCGGCCATCCAAATTGGAACAGAGGATCTCCAAATTCTCAGCGCCATCTACAGCCAACTGGGGAACGCTTACTTTCACCTCCAAGAATATAACAAAGCCCTGGAGTATCATCGACACGACCTCACTCTAACCAG AACAATTGGAGATGAACTTGGAGAAGCTAAAGCCAGCGGAAATCTTGGAAACACTTTAAAGGTTTTACGACGGTATAATGAAGCTGTGGTCTGTTGCCAAAGACATTTGGATATCACAAGAGCCGTGTTTGATAAG GTTGGGCAAGCTCGAGCTCTGTATAATTTCGGAAACATTTACCACGCCAAGGGCAAGAGCATCTGCTGGAGTGGGACGGAGCCAGGAGAGTTTCCAGAGGAGGCGAGAATCGCCTTTAGCAAAGCTGCACAGTTCTATGA AGCCAATTTGTCGCTGGTGAACGAGTTGGGTGATCGTGCAGCTCAAGGTCGTACCTATGGGAATCTGGGGAACACCTACTATCTCCTGGGCGACTTCGAAAGAGCCGTCACTGCTCATGAAAAG CGGCTTCTTATTGCCAAAGAGTTTGGTGATAAATCTGCAGAGCGGAGGGCTCACTGCAACCTCGGGAACGCATACATATTCCTGGGCCAGTTTGAAATGGCTGCTAATCATTACAA GAAGACTCTGCAGCTGGCCCGACTGTTTAAGGACAAAGCAGTGGAGGCTCAGGCCTGCTACAGCCTGGGCAACACCTACACACTGCTGCAAGACTACGAGAGAGCCATAGACTTTCACCTCAAACATCTGGTCATCGCTCAGGACCTTAATGACCG AGTGGGAGAAGGAAGAGCGTACTGGAGCTTAGGAAATGCCCACACCGCCCTGGGGAATCACGAGCGCGCTATGTTCTTCGctgaaaaacatctggaaattgccaaagag ACTGGAGATAAGAGCAGCGAGATGACCGCCAGGATGAACTTATCCGACTTGCGGATCGTTGTTAACCTGAAGGCAAACTCCAGCCTGAATCACATGTTCAGCAACAGCAACACGAACAGCTCTGGTGTGGCAGACAACATTCAGGGTTACATCAACCTGCCAG GATGCAAGTCATCTTTGAGGAGAAAAGAGAGTCCAGAAAACGTGGAGCGTAGTCAGAGTcctgttaaaagtgaaaaagtcgAGCCACATCAG GACTGGGATGAGCATCTGTTCACCGGCTCgtcaaaaaacaacacaatcatGGCGTCtaccaaacattttttcttccaccGCCTGAGAAGCAAGAAGTACAAGGACGGCAAATCGAAAGAACATTTGGAAAACTTGAGTGAGCACCCGGCCTGCCAGGAGGACTCGCCTCTGTCTAAG TCGACGCCACACGACACCATAGGGGAGGACACCTTCTTCGACCTCCTCTCCCGTTTCCAGGGAAACCGAATGGACGACCAAAGGTGTACACTGGATGGCTTGAACCGCTCCTCTGCCCAACCCTCCCCTACCTCTTCCTTACCTGTAGCTGAGGAGAAAT gtATTTCAAAGCACGAAACTCCATCACAGGATCCTGGTCATTTCCTGGAGCTGCTGGCCAGCTCCCAGGCCCATCGTCTGGACGACCAGCGAGTCAGCCTCAACCAGTTGCCTGGCTTGCGTCTCAGCAGCTGCAACCCGCCTCATACGCCCTCCGCCTCCAGCAAAGACCAAGCCCAATCTCAAG CCCTGATCTCCAGTGCAGATACTCCTCGCGCACCCTCCCTGTACAGCCATCTCGAAGACAACGCTGACGGGCCAGAGGGAGACGAAGTCTTCTTCGACATGCTCGTGAAGAGCCAG GGCTCCAGGCTGAACGATCAGCGGTGCCCTGCTCCGACTTCTAAGGCTAAGGGCCCAACTGTCCCGAACGAGGACTTCTTCAGTCTCATCCTGCGCTCCCAGTCCAACCGGATGGAGGAGCAGCGGGTCGCCGCTCCACCTGGAGTCTCTCAGAGCAAACCGGGCTGA